A single genomic interval of Spirosoma linguale DSM 74 harbors:
- a CDS encoding tRNA (guanine-N(7)-)-methyltransferase (KEGG: bba:Bd0370 hypothetical protein~TIGRFAM: tRNA (guanine-N(7)-)-methyltransferase~PFAM: putative methyltransferase): MTRRKSHRFLQNAESTNVIESGKPLYKTILGRWRTDFFGNDNPIVLELACGKGEYTVGLAQAFPDVNFIGVDIKGDRIARGSKIAQNLGLSNVAFLRTDINFLGEFFAKGEINEIWITFPDPQPRPKQEKHRLTHSRFLAMYQSLLVPGGTLHLKTDNPELFAYSLEQVQAAQGRDLQYTTDLYNSPLNEIHLGIKTKYEQIFFDKGFTINYLQCKMGVI; this comes from the coding sequence GTGACTCGTAGAAAATCTCATCGCTTTCTTCAAAATGCAGAGAGTACAAATGTAATTGAATCTGGTAAACCACTTTACAAAACAATACTTGGTCGTTGGAGGACCGATTTCTTCGGGAACGATAATCCAATTGTTCTTGAACTAGCCTGTGGAAAAGGTGAATATACGGTAGGTTTAGCTCAGGCTTTTCCAGATGTAAATTTTATTGGCGTTGATATTAAAGGAGACAGGATCGCCCGGGGTTCTAAAATCGCCCAGAACCTGGGTTTATCGAATGTAGCGTTCCTACGAACGGACATTAACTTTCTGGGTGAATTCTTCGCTAAAGGGGAAATCAACGAGATCTGGATCACTTTTCCCGACCCACAGCCAAGACCAAAACAGGAGAAACATCGGCTGACGCATTCTCGTTTTTTAGCTATGTACCAATCCTTGCTAGTTCCGGGAGGGACGTTGCACTTGAAGACTGATAACCCTGAACTGTTTGCTTACAGTTTGGAGCAGGTTCAAGCAGCACAAGGAAGGGATTTACAATATACAACTGACTTGTATAACTCTCCGCTGAATGAAATCCACCTGGGCATAAAAACCAAGTACGAACAAATCTTCTTTGACAAGGGATTTACAATTAACTATTTACAATGTAAAATGGGTGTGATTTAA
- a CDS encoding glyceraldehyde-3-phosphate dehydrogenase, type I (KEGG: geo:Geob_2897 glyceraldehyde-3-phosphate dehydrogenase, type I~TIGRFAM: glyceraldehyde-3-phosphate dehydrogenase, type I~PFAM: glyceraldehyde 3-phosphate dehydrogenase) — translation MEKIRVAINGFGRIGRLSFRRLLEKENIEVVAINDLTDNATLAHLLKYDSVHGKFSGTVASDGDSLTVNGVRINAYAERDPKNLPWSALNVDVVLESTGRFVDEAGAGMHLQAGAKKVVISAPAKGNIPTVVLGVNDDTLTGEETIISNASCTTNCLAPMAKVLDDVFGIEKGYMTTIHAYTADQNLQDAPHSDLRRARAAALSIVPTSTGAAKAVGLVLPQLKGKLDGNAMRVPTPDGSLTDLTVVLKREASIQEINDAIKQASETTLNGILEYCTDEIVSIDIVGNPHSCIFDSKLTAANGTLVKVVGWYDNEYGYSSRVADLIAKLF, via the coding sequence ATGGAAAAAATACGCGTTGCTATTAACGGCTTTGGCCGTATTGGGCGGTTATCGTTCAGACGACTACTAGAAAAAGAAAACATAGAAGTAGTCGCTATCAATGACCTAACCGATAATGCGACATTAGCTCACCTGCTTAAGTATGACTCTGTTCACGGCAAATTCTCCGGAACAGTTGCTTCTGATGGCGATAGTCTGACCGTAAATGGCGTTAGAATTAATGCATATGCTGAGCGTGACCCCAAGAATCTTCCCTGGAGTGCATTAAACGTTGATGTTGTTCTGGAATCAACCGGACGATTCGTTGACGAAGCTGGTGCAGGTATGCACCTACAGGCTGGCGCTAAAAAGGTAGTTATCTCTGCTCCTGCTAAAGGAAATATTCCAACAGTAGTATTAGGTGTAAACGATGACACCTTAACGGGCGAGGAAACAATTATTTCCAATGCTTCCTGCACAACCAACTGCCTCGCACCAATGGCGAAAGTACTGGATGACGTTTTCGGGATCGAAAAAGGTTACATGACAACCATTCACGCTTACACGGCAGACCAGAATTTGCAGGATGCTCCCCACTCTGATCTTCGCCGGGCCAGAGCTGCCGCCTTATCAATTGTACCGACCTCAACAGGAGCCGCGAAAGCTGTAGGACTCGTTCTTCCACAATTAAAAGGCAAACTTGATGGTAACGCCATGCGTGTACCGACTCCAGATGGTTCTTTAACCGATCTGACAGTTGTTTTGAAACGGGAAGCTTCGATTCAGGAAATTAATGATGCGATCAAACAGGCGTCGGAAACTACGTTGAACGGCATCCTTGAGTACTGCACGGACGAAATTGTATCGATTGACATTGTAGGTAATCCACATTCCTGCATTTTCGACTCAAAATTGACAGCTGCCAACGGTACACTGGTTAAAGTTGTAGGCTGGTATGATAACGAGTACGGTTACTCTAGCCGTGTTGCTGATCTTATCGCTAAGCTATTTTAA
- a CDS encoding 2,3,4,5-tetrahydropyridine-2,6-dicarboxylate N-succinyltransferase (KEGG: bba:Bd1775 2,3,4,5-tetrahydropyridine-2,6- carboxylate N-succinyltransferase), whose protein sequence is MISQIEDIWANRELLSEPQSISLIRDVINQLDRGELRVATPPVTEDGSWTVNEWVKKAILLYFVSQQMKTEEVGIFTFNDKIPLKTNFAEAKVRAVPPAVARFGSYQAPGVILMPSYVNIGAYVDERTMVDTWATVGSCAQIGKDVHLSGGVGIGGVLEPPQAAPVIIEDGAFVGSRCIVVEGAHIGKRAVLGAGVTITGSSKIIDVTGNSPVEYKGFVPANSVVIPGSYAKQFPGGEYHVPCALIIGQRKPSTDLKTSLNEALRENNVSV, encoded by the coding sequence ATGATCAGCCAAATCGAGGACATCTGGGCAAACCGTGAATTATTATCCGAGCCGCAATCCATCAGCTTAATCAGAGACGTAATAAATCAATTAGATAGGGGAGAGCTCCGCGTAGCAACGCCACCCGTAACTGAAGATGGCAGTTGGACTGTCAACGAGTGGGTAAAAAAAGCGATCCTACTTTATTTCGTTAGCCAGCAAATGAAGACTGAGGAAGTAGGGATTTTTACATTTAACGACAAAATCCCCCTAAAGACCAATTTCGCCGAGGCTAAAGTCAGAGCAGTACCGCCTGCCGTTGCACGGTTTGGTTCTTACCAGGCACCCGGTGTCATACTAATGCCATCCTATGTAAACATTGGTGCCTATGTAGATGAACGCACTATGGTCGACACATGGGCAACAGTTGGTAGTTGCGCCCAGATCGGGAAAGATGTCCACCTTAGTGGGGGTGTCGGTATCGGGGGTGTACTGGAGCCACCGCAGGCAGCCCCCGTTATTATTGAAGATGGAGCCTTTGTCGGTTCCCGATGCATTGTGGTAGAAGGTGCCCACATTGGGAAACGGGCTGTACTGGGTGCTGGAGTAACAATTACAGGATCGTCGAAGATTATTGACGTGACTGGCAATTCGCCGGTTGAATACAAAGGGTTTGTGCCTGCTAACTCAGTTGTGATACCAGGAAGTTATGCTAAACAGTTTCCAGGCGGAGAATATCACGTTCCCTGCGCACTAATTATTGGCCAGCGGAAGCCATCTACTGACCTGAAAACTTCACTGAATGAAGCACTACGGGAAAACAACGTCTCTGTTTAA
- a CDS encoding transcriptional regulator, XRE family (PFAM: helix-turn-helix domain protein~SMART: helix-turn-helix domain protein) yields MMTINDKIKQILIDKNLTPSYFADEIGVQRSSISHILSGRNRPSFDIIQKIIRRFPELGYEWIMEEESQLTNQSIPAGTGYGSNRPVGRPQSIERPDRFSTSGIVSSQPQSPGIRSQRTEIPPVSLPQQVEASSPSDSQPSVNSGSDKPEKKVERILIFYTDGSFREYTPTA; encoded by the coding sequence ATGATGACGATAAATGACAAGATTAAACAGATTCTGATCGATAAGAACTTAACTCCCTCATATTTCGCCGATGAAATAGGCGTCCAACGGTCCAGTATTTCACACATTTTATCGGGTCGAAACCGACCCAGTTTTGATATAATTCAAAAGATAATCCGTCGCTTTCCTGAGCTTGGTTACGAATGGATCATGGAGGAAGAGAGTCAGCTTACTAATCAATCGATACCAGCAGGAACAGGGTATGGGAGCAACAGGCCTGTAGGCAGACCTCAATCCATCGAACGGCCGGATCGATTCTCGACGAGCGGGATCGTTTCTTCGCAGCCACAATCCCCGGGTATTCGCAGCCAACGTACTGAAATTCCCCCCGTAAGTTTACCGCAACAAGTAGAGGCAAGTAGCCCATCCGATAGTCAACCAAGCGTAAATTCGGGTTCTGATAAACCGGAAAAGAAGGTCGAGCGCATCCTGATCTTTTACACAGACGGGTCGTTTCGTGAATACACACCAACTGCTTAG
- a CDS encoding TPR repeat-containing protein (PFAM: TPR repeat-containing protein; Tetratricopeptide TPR_2 repeat protein~SMART: Tetratricopeptide repeat~KEGG: SLEI family protein) has product MLIQTESVISFFKRKHNPSLHMKQVFVIAVACLLSLGVRAQQAAGDALAMEAFKKEKEKSDKDITDAKAAAKASTWMDRAKTYQNIASQGQMKIDSAAATIAYDAFKKVVELDKDKKGGPGKLAKEAEEALKAPLMATAFMQQGVAKFQSKNYADAMKSMAIAGDINPKDTLAPLYTAIAAQQIRDNATAKTQLEKYITSGGKDATIYGSLAMLYRADNEVDKALAALDKGIALAPTNKDLANEKINIMLSTNRMDEAITGMKAMVEKDPNNVQNLVNLSIVYNNIANKSSEEIRKLEGDSKKGGNTAKQLADAKSIIDAYNGEIARLQASIKKSPKPELKRQLTDVQKRLAEQKTEVAKLEAEAKEAAANAGAVADGAKRLGELKQAQAENKKQEKMYLDKALAIDPNNYDANFNTAVFLFNEAVEMKRGVDRMDMAEYNKNGKELDGKVCGKFKQSLPYFTKAKSIKDEADVNENLTNLQNILKQYEEKKIVCIEPGK; this is encoded by the coding sequence ATGCTTATACAGACAGAATCCGTAATTTCGTTCTTTAAAAGAAAACACAACCCCAGTTTACACATGAAACAAGTTTTTGTAATCGCCGTCGCGTGTCTCCTCTCACTAGGTGTACGCGCCCAGCAGGCAGCCGGAGACGCGCTTGCTATGGAAGCATTTAAAAAAGAAAAGGAAAAGAGTGATAAGGATATTACGGATGCCAAAGCGGCTGCTAAAGCCAGCACCTGGATGGATCGGGCCAAAACGTATCAGAATATCGCTTCGCAGGGACAGATGAAAATCGATTCGGCTGCCGCTACGATTGCTTACGATGCTTTCAAGAAAGTAGTTGAATTGGATAAGGACAAAAAAGGCGGTCCTGGTAAATTAGCCAAAGAAGCAGAAGAAGCATTAAAGGCTCCCCTTATGGCCACTGCTTTCATGCAGCAGGGCGTTGCCAAGTTCCAGTCGAAGAATTATGCTGACGCGATGAAGTCGATGGCCATAGCGGGCGACATTAATCCAAAAGATACGCTGGCACCGCTTTATACGGCTATTGCTGCCCAGCAGATCCGGGATAACGCAACGGCTAAAACTCAACTGGAAAAGTATATTACCAGTGGAGGGAAGGATGCAACCATTTATGGTTCGTTAGCAATGCTATATCGGGCCGATAATGAAGTTGATAAAGCCCTGGCTGCTTTGGATAAAGGTATCGCTTTGGCGCCGACTAATAAAGATCTGGCCAATGAGAAGATCAATATTATGCTGTCGACAAACCGAATGGATGAAGCCATCACGGGTATGAAAGCGATGGTTGAGAAAGATCCGAACAACGTGCAGAATCTGGTAAACCTTTCGATTGTTTATAATAACATTGCTAACAAGTCTTCTGAGGAGATCCGCAAGTTAGAAGGAGACAGCAAAAAGGGTGGTAACACCGCCAAGCAATTAGCCGATGCCAAGAGTATTATCGACGCTTATAACGGTGAGATTGCCCGCTTACAGGCATCGATCAAAAAGTCGCCTAAACCCGAATTAAAGCGTCAGCTAACAGATGTACAGAAGCGTTTGGCAGAGCAGAAGACAGAAGTTGCCAAGCTTGAAGCTGAGGCTAAAGAAGCGGCAGCAAATGCCGGTGCTGTCGCAGACGGGGCGAAGCGGTTAGGCGAACTCAAGCAGGCACAGGCCGAAAATAAGAAACAGGAGAAAATGTACCTGGATAAAGCCTTGGCCATTGATCCTAACAATTACGATGCAAATTTCAATACAGCAGTTTTCCTTTTCAACGAGGCTGTAGAAATGAAGCGTGGTGTAGACCGGATGGATATGGCTGAGTACAACAAAAATGGTAAGGAACTGGATGGTAAAGTTTGCGGTAAGTTCAAGCAATCGTTGCCATACTTCACCAAAGCTAAATCAATTAAAGATGAAGCCGATGTGAACGAAAACCTGACTAATCTTCAAAACATTTTGAAACAGTACGAAGAGAAGAAGATTGTATGTATCGAACCTGGTAAATAA
- a CDS encoding DNA gyrase, A subunit (KEGG: gur:Gura_0005 DNA gyrase, A subunit~TIGRFAM: DNA gyrase, A subunit~PFAM: DNA gyrase/topoisomerase IV subunit A; DNA gyrase repeat beta-propeller~SMART: DNA gyrase/topoisomerase IV subunit A) — protein sequence MADETPDLESPSNIIPINIEDEMRGAYIDYSMSVIISRALPDVRDGLKPVHRRVLFGMAELGVNYNKPHKKSARIVGEVLGKYHPHGDSSVYDTMVRMAQDWSLRYPLVDGQGNFGSIDGDSPAAMRYTEARLKRIADELLTDIYKETVDFQGNFDDSLQEPTVMPAKLPNLLLNGSSGIAVGMATNMAPHNLTEVVDGILAYLENSEITVEELMQFVKAPDFPTGATIYGMEGVKSAFKTGRGRVVMRAHATIEENRGKTQIIVTDVPYMVNKAVMLEKTAELINDKKIEGIMAFRDESDRDGLRVVYDLRKDAIPNVVLNNLYKHTALQSSFSINNVALVKGRPMMLNLKDMMKYYVEHRFEVITRRTQYELREAEKRAHILEGLLIALDNIDAVIELIRSSRDPEVARTGLMERFSLSDLQAKAILEMRLQRLTGLERDKLQAEYDELMTEIADLKEILASEERKRQVIKEELTDIRARYGDERRTEINPLGDGNISDLSLIADEDMVITISHEGYIKRTPTTEYRSQGRGGVGAKAASTKEEDFTEHLFTATMHNTLLAFTQKGRMYWLPVYELPEGSRTSKGRPLANFINIESDDKVRAVINVTDLKNEDYINNNYIVMCTRKGTIKKTMLEAYSRPRQNGIIAITIDEDDQLLGVCMTNGDNDIVIASSAGKAVRFHESRVRPMGRTAAGVRGISLDEEDPTDHVIGMVCISSQDAQLLVVSQNGYGKRSDIDGYRITNRGAKGVGTLKITEKVGRLVAVLDVADNDDLMIINKSGIAIRTPVDAINVIGRNTQGVRLIKLNEGDEISSVTKIKKEEGEEIATAEPEAAVEE from the coding sequence ATGGCGGACGAAACTCCCGACCTCGAATCTCCCAGTAATATCATTCCCATTAACATTGAGGACGAGATGCGTGGTGCTTACATTGATTACTCAATGTCGGTTATCATTTCTCGTGCCTTGCCCGATGTGCGTGACGGCCTGAAGCCCGTTCACCGCCGGGTGCTGTTTGGAATGGCCGAACTGGGAGTCAATTATAATAAACCACATAAAAAATCGGCCCGTATCGTCGGTGAAGTACTGGGTAAGTATCATCCCCACGGCGACTCATCGGTATATGACACCATGGTTCGTATGGCCCAGGACTGGTCATTACGTTACCCGCTTGTCGACGGACAGGGAAACTTCGGGTCTATCGATGGTGACTCACCCGCTGCCATGCGTTATACCGAAGCGCGTCTGAAGCGCATAGCCGATGAACTGCTGACGGATATTTATAAAGAAACGGTTGATTTTCAGGGTAACTTCGATGATTCCTTGCAAGAGCCGACCGTGATGCCCGCCAAACTGCCGAACCTGCTGTTGAATGGATCGTCTGGTATTGCCGTTGGTATGGCCACAAACATGGCCCCGCATAACCTGACGGAGGTGGTCGATGGTATTCTGGCGTATCTGGAAAACAGTGAGATCACCGTTGAGGAGTTGATGCAGTTTGTCAAAGCGCCTGATTTTCCGACGGGTGCTACCATTTATGGTATGGAAGGGGTTAAGTCAGCTTTCAAGACCGGTCGTGGACGCGTTGTGATGCGGGCCCATGCCACCATCGAAGAAAACCGTGGCAAGACCCAGATCATCGTGACGGATGTTCCGTACATGGTCAATAAGGCCGTAATGCTCGAAAAAACGGCCGAACTGATCAACGACAAGAAAATAGAAGGCATCATGGCGTTCCGGGACGAATCAGACCGGGACGGGCTACGTGTGGTTTATGATCTTCGGAAAGATGCTATTCCCAACGTCGTTCTGAATAACCTCTATAAGCATACTGCGCTTCAATCCTCGTTCAGTATCAACAATGTGGCCCTGGTGAAGGGACGCCCGATGATGCTGAATCTGAAGGATATGATGAAGTATTACGTCGAGCACCGGTTCGAAGTAATTACCCGTCGGACGCAGTACGAACTTCGCGAAGCCGAGAAACGCGCGCATATCCTCGAAGGGCTGTTAATTGCTCTCGACAATATAGATGCTGTTATTGAACTGATTCGCTCGTCACGTGACCCGGAAGTGGCTCGTACGGGGCTGATGGAGCGGTTTAGTCTGAGCGATCTTCAGGCAAAAGCGATTCTGGAAATGCGCTTGCAACGGCTGACCGGTCTGGAGCGGGATAAACTACAGGCCGAGTACGATGAGCTGATGACTGAAATTGCTGACCTGAAAGAGATTCTGGCCAGCGAGGAGCGAAAACGGCAGGTTATTAAAGAAGAGTTGACGGATATCCGGGCCCGTTACGGCGATGAACGCCGGACCGAAATCAATCCGCTCGGCGACGGTAACATTAGTGACCTTTCGCTGATTGCCGATGAGGACATGGTGATTACCATCTCGCATGAAGGGTATATCAAACGAACACCCACGACGGAGTACCGGTCGCAGGGGCGGGGAGGAGTAGGGGCGAAGGCCGCTTCGACGAAAGAAGAAGACTTCACCGAGCACCTGTTTACGGCAACTATGCACAATACCCTGCTGGCGTTTACCCAGAAAGGACGCATGTACTGGTTGCCGGTTTATGAACTTCCCGAAGGTTCCCGGACATCGAAAGGTCGGCCACTGGCTAATTTTATTAACATTGAGTCGGACGATAAAGTACGGGCCGTTATCAATGTAACAGACCTGAAGAACGAGGACTACATCAACAATAATTACATTGTGATGTGTACCCGGAAAGGCACCATTAAGAAAACAATGCTGGAAGCCTACTCCCGCCCTCGTCAGAATGGAATTATCGCCATTACGATTGATGAGGACGATCAACTGCTGGGCGTTTGTATGACCAATGGCGACAACGACATTGTCATTGCATCGAGTGCCGGCAAGGCGGTCCGTTTCCATGAAAGCCGGGTGCGGCCCATGGGTCGTACGGCAGCCGGTGTTCGGGGTATTTCCCTGGATGAGGAGGATCCAACCGATCACGTGATCGGTATGGTATGTATTTCCTCTCAGGATGCTCAATTACTGGTTGTTTCTCAGAACGGATACGGTAAACGGTCGGATATTGATGGGTACCGGATTACGAACCGGGGGGCAAAAGGTGTCGGTACGTTAAAGATCACAGAAAAAGTTGGTCGGCTGGTAGCGGTACTTGATGTAGCCGACAACGATGACTTAATGATCATCAATAAATCGGGCATTGCTATTCGGACGCCGGTCGACGCGATTAATGTAATTGGCCGAAATACACAAGGTGTACGCTTAATTAAGCTAAACGAGGGCGATGAAATATCATCGGTAACAAAAATTAAAAAAGAGGAAGGCGAGGAGATAGCCACCGCTGAACCTGAAGCCGCAGTAGAAGAATAG
- a CDS encoding RES domain protein (PFAM: RES domain protein~KEGG: kpe:KPK_A0046 RES domain protein), with translation MLVYRITKAIYADRLVASGGAARWNSRGQFVIYTAGTRALACLENVVHRSSEGLMDSFRVMVINLPDGLFVDTVDTERLPANWSDYWQYSVCQQIGGEWLENRRSAVLRVPSAIIPDEWNYLLNPAHPDFSGISLVRTEPFSFDPRLKS, from the coding sequence ATGCTTGTTTATCGAATCACAAAAGCCATCTACGCGGATAGGCTGGTTGCGTCGGGCGGGGCAGCCCGCTGGAATAGTCGTGGCCAGTTTGTTATCTACACGGCTGGTACACGAGCACTGGCCTGCCTCGAAAATGTCGTTCACCGCTCCAGCGAAGGGCTGATGGACAGCTTTCGGGTAATGGTCATCAATCTGCCAGACGGTCTTTTCGTGGATACCGTGGATACCGAACGGTTACCTGCCAACTGGTCTGATTATTGGCAATATAGCGTTTGCCAGCAGATAGGAGGGGAGTGGCTTGAGAACAGGCGCTCTGCCGTACTGCGCGTACCATCCGCTATTATACCCGACGAGTGGAATTACCTCCTGAATCCGGCGCACCCCGATTTTTCCGGTATCAGCCTGGTTCGTACGGAGCCGTTTTCCTTCGACCCCAGGTTAAAATCCTGA
- a CDS encoding conserved hypothetical protein (PFAM: conserved hypothetical protein~KEGG: pfl:PFL_0750 hypothetical protein) produces MVIPDRIALVFSALKGVPATRFFEIAELTGYKREQLAEVFDTSLKTFQRYEREKKSLNPQDSEKVLKIMALFQTGESVFGTADSFRRWMDKPAYGLGNQIPFDLLHTSGGIDLVMDEVTRIEYGDLA; encoded by the coding sequence ATGGTTATTCCAGATCGTATAGCGCTTGTATTTTCAGCCCTGAAAGGGGTTCCGGCCACGCGTTTCTTTGAAATTGCGGAACTGACCGGCTATAAGCGCGAGCAATTGGCCGAAGTTTTCGATACGTCTCTCAAAACATTTCAGCGCTACGAACGGGAGAAAAAAAGTCTCAATCCGCAGGATAGCGAGAAAGTACTCAAAATTATGGCCTTGTTTCAAACCGGCGAATCCGTATTTGGAACAGCTGATTCTTTTCGTCGCTGGATGGACAAGCCAGCCTACGGATTAGGGAATCAGATTCCATTTGACTTGCTGCATACCTCAGGGGGAATCGACCTGGTGATGGATGAAGTCACCCGGATTGAATACGGTGACCTGGCCTGA
- a CDS encoding outer membrane protein-like protein (KEGG: geo:Geob_0289 putative outer membrane protein), with protein MKKISLLLLFAISTLSFQACSDKKKESNDSVENAENANDAKEDAGTGQTEESNEFAVKAATGGMMEVELGRMAQEKAQSQDVKEFGAMMVADHSKANDELKTIAATHNITLPTTLGEDEQKHVNDMAKLTGAEFDKKYVSMMVDDHKEDIDLFKKAADDEKTNPAVKEFAAKTLPTLQKHMDRISAIDKKID; from the coding sequence ATGAAAAAGATTAGTCTGCTTTTGTTGTTCGCGATCAGCACCCTGAGTTTCCAGGCATGCAGCGATAAGAAGAAAGAAAGTAATGACAGCGTTGAGAACGCTGAAAACGCCAATGATGCTAAAGAAGATGCCGGAACCGGTCAGACCGAAGAAAGCAATGAATTTGCGGTGAAAGCCGCGACTGGTGGCATGATGGAGGTTGAACTAGGTCGTATGGCGCAGGAAAAAGCCCAGAGCCAGGATGTGAAGGAGTTTGGCGCCATGATGGTTGCCGATCACTCAAAAGCAAATGACGAACTGAAAACCATTGCGGCTACGCACAACATCACGTTACCAACTACCCTTGGTGAAGATGAGCAGAAACACGTAAACGACATGGCGAAGCTGACCGGGGCCGAGTTCGACAAAAAATACGTGAGTATGATGGTCGACGATCACAAAGAGGATATCGATTTGTTTAAAAAGGCCGCCGATGACGAGAAAACGAACCCGGCGGTTAAGGAATTTGCCGCGAAGACTCTGCCTACGCTGCAAAAGCACATGGACCGCATCAGCGCCATTGACAAAAAGATTGATTAA
- a CDS encoding HPr kinase (KEGG: xac:XAC0062 hypothetical protein), translated as MKKYVAFGLTLETELDFTDILQESTAETDVQITETVIYDQANRPTRVHRRGVQARFGRTATTLLLNWPGIATFQVSSGNKITYQNQGTDKGTLRLFLLSEIFGLLLYQRGIFLLHGSAVKVGTTASVFVGVPGAGKSTTAAAFGQVGHTVLTDDLVAIQLINNRPFVIPAFAQYKIWRNTVDGLKLDESKLEPSFEGATKFLVTQPLADFPNSPIPLQRITLLYPPKARRPDEPIKPLRSPVELLKHFPLPVQLLTGDFLQTHFRDSLAIAQYAAIYQQKRPNGFDALNLFVKSYSDRYLA; from the coding sequence ATGAAAAAATACGTTGCCTTCGGCTTGACACTTGAAACCGAACTTGATTTCACGGACATTTTACAGGAATCGACGGCAGAAACCGATGTTCAGATAACTGAAACAGTCATTTATGACCAGGCCAATCGACCAACTCGTGTACACCGTCGTGGTGTACAGGCCCGATTTGGCAGAACAGCAACCACGCTGCTCCTGAACTGGCCCGGAATTGCGACCTTTCAGGTTTCCAGCGGCAATAAAATAACCTACCAGAACCAGGGTACCGACAAGGGCACCCTGCGCCTATTTCTCCTAAGCGAAATTTTTGGCCTTCTGCTCTACCAGCGGGGGATCTTTTTGTTACACGGCAGTGCCGTAAAGGTAGGAACAACGGCATCAGTATTCGTGGGCGTACCCGGCGCCGGCAAATCAACGACGGCAGCCGCCTTCGGCCAGGTTGGGCACACGGTGCTGACAGATGATCTGGTCGCCATCCAGTTAATTAATAACAGGCCATTTGTAATCCCGGCCTTTGCCCAGTACAAAATCTGGAGAAATACAGTCGATGGGCTAAAGCTCGACGAATCAAAACTGGAGCCATCCTTTGAAGGAGCTACCAAATTTCTGGTGACGCAGCCTTTAGCCGACTTCCCCAATTCTCCTATTCCCTTACAGCGCATTACCCTGCTGTATCCGCCTAAGGCCCGTCGGCCAGATGAGCCAATCAAACCCCTGCGGTCACCGGTCGAATTGCTTAAACATTTTCCATTGCCGGTTCAACTCCTGACGGGTGATTTTTTACAGACACATTTTCGGGATTCACTGGCGATTGCTCAGTACGCTGCCATTTATCAACAAAAAAGGCCCAACGGGTTTGACGCGCTGAACCTTTTTGTGAAATCGTATTCGGACAGATACTTAGCCTAA